DNA from Arthrobacter sp. FW305-BF8:
AGCGTGGTGGCCAGCAGAATTTGCGGCGTGGGCATCTTCAGTGTCCTGGTGGCGTACGCGATGAAGAAGGCGATCAGGAGGTAGCCTGCCGCGTTGTTGCCGATGAAGATCAGGGTGGAGTGCAGAACCGCCTTCTTGTGATGGCGGATGAGCTCGCCGAGGGGCGCCTTGCTTTCGGCCTTGCGCGCGGCCATTTCCTTGAAGACCGGGCTTTCGCCGACTGCGCGGCGGATGATGTAACCCACCACGATCAGCACGATGGAGAGCAGGAAGGGAACGCGCCAGCCCCAGGAGGCGAAATCTTCCTTCGACATTCCGGAGTTCAGGAAGAACAGCAGCCCGGTGGCCAGAATCATGCCCACGGGAACACCGATCTGCGGGTAGGCGCCGAACAGCCCCCTTTTGTGCAGCGGCGCGTGCTCCACAGCCATGAGGGCGGCACCGCCCCATTCGCCGCCGGCGGAGAAGCCCTGGAGCACCCGGAGGAGGATCAGCAGGATTGGTGCCCACGCGCCAATTTGGGCGTAGGTCGGCAGCATGCCAATCAGGGCCGTTGCGGCGCCCATCATGATGAGGGTGAACACCAGCATTGCTTTGCGGCCCAGGCGGTCGCCCAGGTGTCCGGCAACGATGGCGCCGAGCGGCCGGAACAGGAAGCTGATGCCAATCAGGGCGAAGGAAAGGATCTGCGCCAGGCCCGGGTTGGATGCGTTGAGCGGGGCGAGGAACAGCGGGGACAGCAGGGTTGCCGTCAGCTGGGCGAAAATGAAGAAGTCGTACCATTCGATGGTGGTGCCCACCAGCGTGCCGGCGAGGACTTTGCGTTCCTCCCGCTTGCTGCTGGGGCCAACTTCTGAATCTACGGGTGAAGTTGCGGTCATTGAAACTCCGTGGCCGGGGCAGTGCTACTGCCAAGTTTGATGTGAAGCTGTTCGATTTACCGATCGAACGGTCAGTTAGTGTGAGGATACTACGAAGTGTGATCTGGCGCACCCTAGGGCCGGTTTGGTGCGCAAGCGGCTACAATGTTCCATATTTGAACACAGAAATCTCATAGAGAACGACGAGCGGCAACAGGCCATGTGAGCCCCTTTGGCCGGCCGCCCCGCTTTACCTGCCTAGGATGGACAGCATGACTCCCAACGCCGGTGCCGCAGCGCAGGTTGCGCCCGCCCAGACCTCGCCATCGCAGACGCTCTCACGGGGCATCCGCGCATTGGAAATCCTTGCCGACGCAGAGCGCCCGCTGACCATCGCCGAGCTGGCGGAGGCGATGGGCGTCCACCGTTCCGTGGCCTACCGGATCCTGCGGACCCTTGAGGATCACTCCCTTCTGGTGCGCGACGACGCCGGGCGGGTCCAGCCCGGCCCCGGCCTCGCCGTTCTGGCGCGCGGCGTTTCGCGGAACCTCCAGACCGCAGCGCTGCCGGAACTGACCCAGCTGGCCAACACACTTAACATGACGGCCTTCGTGGCGGTATGGGACCACCAGGAATGCGTGACACTCGTGACGGTGGAACCACGGCATTCGGCCGCCACAGTGGTGCAGCACCCGGGGTCCCGCCATCCGATCAGTTCCGGCGCGCCAGGCATCGCCATACAGTCCGCCCTGACCGAGCACGAGTGGAGCCAGCTGGCTCCCGCCGTGCCGTACCGCCCCGAGGCGGGAGAGGCGCGCAAGCGCGGTTACGCGGCAAGCCACGACGAAGTGATCGCGGGGGTCTCTTCGCTTGCTGCGCCGGTCCGTGTGCCCGGCGGACGCCCGGCGGCTGTCGCCGTCGTCTATATCCGCTCATCGGAGGATCCGGCCGAGGTGGCCGCTGCCCTGACGGCCAGCGCGGCCCGGATCGAAGCTCAGCTCGCCTGAGCTGAGCGCTTGCGGGAACGGACGACGGCGGAGGCCGCCGCCCCGAGAGCGAACAGCGCCGCCGCGGCGGCTGCCGAAACGAGGAAGGCGGCGTGGTGGCCCCCTTCCTGTGCCAACTGGCCGCCGAGGGAGGAACCCAGGGCCGTGCCGGCGACGATGCCGCTGGCGAGGGCCGTCATCACAGTGGACAGCCGGCCCGCGGGAGCCACGAGCCCGCCGATGGCAAACACCGTGACCATGACCGGGCCCACCGGCAGGCCCAGCGCAAGCAGTACCAGCACCATGCCCCAGCCGTCGGCTGGCAGGAACAGCAGGGCTGAGAGCCCGGCCATGGCCGCCGCCCCGGTCACCCAGCGGGCAGTTGCGGGGAAGCCGGCCGGCCAGTAGGCCACCGAGATCGCGGCCGCGGCCGAGCTGATTCCCATGACGGCGTACAGGAGACCGGCCGCCTCCGACGTTGCGAAAGCGGCGGCAAACGCGCTCAAGGCTGCCTGGGTGGAGCCGAAAAACGTGCCCATGCAGACCATGGCCAGGACCGGCAGTGCCACGCCGGCCAGGCCGGCAAAGCGGCTGCCGGCCCGGGCTTCGGCATTATTTCCGGCGGCATTTCCCCTGACTGCGCGGCTGCCGGCGCGGGTGCCGGCGGCAGCCCGCCGTGGAACAGCGGCGTGGGTACGGTGGACGGCGAAGGCGGGAACGAGTGTGAGGGTGAGCGCGGCGGCCAGGGCGAGCGGCAGCCACGGGGCGACCAAGCTTGCCAGCACGCCCACAAGGGCCGGACCGAGCACGAAGGTCAGTTCGTCGGCCGTGCTCTCATAGGACAGCGCGACATCCAGATCGGTGCTGTCCCCGGCCCGCCGACTTTCGGCTGTGAGCGCCATCCACCGGACGCGGGCCAGCGGGCCAACCTGGGGGCAGCTTAGGCCGGCCGCCAGAGCGGCCGCGATGACGCCCCGGGCGGCGCCGACGTCGTGCACGCCGGGAATCAGATACGCGGTGGCAATGACGGCAAGTACGGCCACGACGTTCAGGACGGCCGAGATCAGCAGTACCGGGCGCTGGCCGAGCCGGTCGGCCAGCCAGCCGAGGATCGGCGCACCGACGGCCGAGCCGATACCGACGGCGCCGGCAGCGGCCCCGCCTACGGCGTAGGAGCCGGTGACCGACGTGGCAAGGGTGAGGGTTCCCAGGGTCAGCATCGCAAGGGGCAGGCGGGCAAAGAGGCCCACTGGCAGGAATCCCCTGCCCGCCAGCGCCGGCAGGCGCGCGAAACGGCCACCGAACTGCGGGACGGGCGCCTGAGTGTTGGCGGACGGGGCAATGGGACGGGGGTCGGCGGGCGGTTGGGGCGCCGTTGAAGTGCTCATGTATGCGGGCTCGTTCAGTCGTGCGCATCGTCCCTCCTCCCGATGCGCTGAACCCGGTAACAGTCCCATGGTACTGGACCCCGCCCGCCGCGGGGCGGGCATCACCTGGTTCAGACCGTTACGAGCGCATCAACGATGTGCACCGTGGAGCCGTTGCGCTGCTTCACCACCTGGAGCTGGCTGCCGATGCGCTGCTTCATCTCCCCCACGTGGCTCACGAGGCCGACCACGCGGCCCCCGTCGCGGAGGCCCTCCAGTGCATCCATGACCTGCTCCAGTGCCTGCTCGTCGAGGCTGCCGAAGCCCTCGTCGACGAACAGCGTTTCAATGTCGACACCGCCGGCTTCCTGCTGCACCACGTCCGCGAGGCCAAGGGCCAGCGACAGTGAGGCCATGAACGATTCCCCGCCGGAGAGGGTCGAGGTGTCGCGGCGGCGGCCGGTCCATTCGTCCACGACTTCCAGCCCGAGCCCGGACTTGGCGTTCCGGGCTGCCCGCGCGTCCGAGTGCTGCAGGGTGTAGCGGCCGTCGCTCATGGCCACGAGCCTTTCCGACGCGGCAATGGCGACCTGTTCGAGCCTCGCCGCCAGGACGTATGCGTTAAGGCTCATTCGGTAGCTGTTGTCGCCGGAGCCGCGTGCCGCTTCGGCGAGGCCTTTCAGGAGTTCGGCGCGTTCCCGGGGCTCCCGGCCGGATTCAGCGAGTTCCCCGTACTCCGTACGGAGGCGTCCCAGCGTCTGGGCGGCCTGCCGCGCCATACCCGCCGCCAATTCGATGTCCTTTGCTGCCTCGGCGGCCTGTTCGGCTTCGGTGCGCAGCAGGACCAGGTCCGCTGGGGTGGTCGTGGAGCCGCTTTCGTCTTCCCTGGCGCTGCGTTCCCTGGCTGCGACAACGAGCTCTTCACTGGCGAACAGTTCCTCCAGCCGTACCTCCTCGTCGCGCCCGGCCTGGACGGCAGACTCCAGCCTCGCCGCTTCCGTCCCCGGCAGCAGGGCCTGGCGGGCCTCGGCGGCGGACGCGAATCCGGCCTCGGGAAGAGCGCGGTCCAGCCCGGTCCGGGCCTCTGCCAGCCGGGCGGCAGCCTGGTCCAGCTGCGACCGGGCAGCGTCTGCCTGTTCGAGAATGTCGACAAGCTGGGCGACGGCGTCGCTGCGGAGAGCGAGGCTGGCGTGGCCGGCACGAAGCGTTTCGAGCGACGATTCCAAGGCGTTGGACTGCCCCTCGATCTCGGTCAGGGCGGATTCTGTTTGCGCCAACTGCGACAGCAGGTCCACTCGCAGCTGCTCCGTGGCCTCGATGCGCTCAGCCAGTTCCTCCTGCCGGCTCCTGCTCGCTGCCAGTTCCCCTACGGCCGCAGCCGCCTCGGCAGCAGCTTCCCGGGCGGACTGGGCGGCTTCCGCCGCTTCGGCGGGATCGGTGTCGCCGTTTTGGCCGGCGAGAACGGCGACTAGCTGCCTGGCCTCGGAAAGCTCTGCTTCCAGTGCAGCCAGCGCCCTTTCGGCCGCCTCGCTGCGCTCCTTGGCCCGTTCCTCTTTCTCGGCAAGCCCCAGGACGGAGTCCCCGGCGGGAACCGGCTCGGGGTGCTCCGGGCTGCCGCAGACGGGGCAGGGCGCCCCGTGTTCCAGGCGCGAAGCCAATTCGGCCGCCGCATTGGCAAGGCGTTCTTCCCGGACGTCCAGCCATTGCCGGCGCAGTTCCTGGTGGTGTTCCCGGCCTTTGAGGTGCCGCTCGGTGACCGCAGCGCATGCGGCCGCAGCAATGCCGTAGCGCCGGACAACATCCACCAGCTCGTCGGCGGCTGCGGCTTCCTTGGTCCGCAGCACGGATTCCCCTGCCAGCTGTTCCAGCGGCTCCAGCGCTGCGCGCAGAGCCTCCACCTCGGTGCGGAGGGAAAGCAGCCTGACGGCCTGGTCATCTCCGGAACGGGTAAGTTCCTGCCGCCGCTGCCCAAGCCCGGCGGCCCGTGCGTGCAGGCCACCCAACCGGTCCTCATCGGCAAGGCGTTCACCGATCACAGCGGCCAGCGAGCGCAGCCGCGAAAGCTCTGCGGCGACGTCGACGGCGGCGTGTTGTGCGAGGGCGCTGTGTTCAATCACGGTGCCGTGTTTTGCAGTGCCGTGTTCCGCGGTGCGGTGTTCCATAACTGCCAGTTCCATAACTGGCAGTTCCGAGCTTGAGCTCACTGCCTCCCGCACGCCCGCAAAGGCGAGGTCCGCAGCTCTTTCCGCCCGTGCAAGCAAAGATTCGGCGGCGGTCACGGCCTTCAGCTGGCCGCCCAGGAGCTCGGCCTTCCGGTGCAGGTCAAGCGCGGCTCCCGCGCTGGCCAGTCCAGGCGCGGCGGCCTCTGCATCTGCCCTCCGGCGCAGGGCAGCAGCAAGCTTCAGGCGCCTGTCCTCCCTTGCCAGCCCCGCTTCGAGCCGCTCCCTGCACCCGCGGCGCTGCACCTCGGCGGAAGCCGCATCCCCGGCCAGGGCAGAGGCACGCTCGGAGGCGGCAGACTCCAGCCATGACAGCAGTTCGGGACCGCCGTCGGGTTCCGGCGCCGCGTCGGGGTCGACTTCGAGGGCCGTGGCCTCCGCCCTGGCCCTCGCCACCAGCAGGGCCAGCCTGCCCTCAAGATCGGCTACTTCACTGACAGCCCGGGCGGCCTGTAACCCAAGCTCCCGTTCCACTGCCTCGAACCGTTCGGTTCCGAAGAGCTTCTGCAGCAGGTCGAGGCGGTCCG
Protein-coding regions in this window:
- a CDS encoding MFS transporter — translated: MTATSPVDSEVGPSSKREERKVLAGTLVGTTIEWYDFFIFAQLTATLLSPLFLAPLNASNPGLAQILSFALIGISFLFRPLGAIVAGHLGDRLGRKAMLVFTLIMMGAATALIGMLPTYAQIGAWAPILLILLRVLQGFSAGGEWGGAALMAVEHAPLHKRGLFGAYPQIGVPVGMILATGLLFFLNSGMSKEDFASWGWRVPFLLSIVLIVVGYIIRRAVGESPVFKEMAARKAESKAPLGELIRHHKKAVLHSTLIFIGNNAAGYLLIAFFIAYATRTLKMPTPQILLATTLASFGWLIFTLVGGWLSDRIGRVKTFLTGYAIVFVWMIPMFALIDTKDIVLYGVALFVLTVGLGLSYGPMSAMYAEMFPANVRYSGISIGYAFGAILGGAFAATIAESLLLATKWTGSIGIYIMVLCVISAIGVILAKETRGRPLGVSRH
- a CDS encoding IclR family transcriptional regulator, yielding MTPNAGAAAQVAPAQTSPSQTLSRGIRALEILADAERPLTIAELAEAMGVHRSVAYRILRTLEDHSLLVRDDAGRVQPGPGLAVLARGVSRNLQTAALPELTQLANTLNMTAFVAVWDHQECVTLVTVEPRHSAATVVQHPGSRHPISSGAPGIAIQSALTEHEWSQLAPAVPYRPEAGEARKRGYAASHDEVIAGVSSLAAPVRVPGGRPAAVAVVYIRSSEDPAEVAAALTASAARIEAQLA
- a CDS encoding MFS transporter, which translates into the protein MSTSTAPQPPADPRPIAPSANTQAPVPQFGGRFARLPALAGRGFLPVGLFARLPLAMLTLGTLTLATSVTGSYAVGGAAAGAVGIGSAVGAPILGWLADRLGQRPVLLISAVLNVVAVLAVIATAYLIPGVHDVGAARGVIAAALAAGLSCPQVGPLARVRWMALTAESRRAGDSTDLDVALSYESTADELTFVLGPALVGVLASLVAPWLPLALAAALTLTLVPAFAVHRTHAAVPRRAAAGTRAGSRAVRGNAAGNNAEARAGSRFAGLAGVALPVLAMVCMGTFFGSTQAALSAFAAAFATSEAAGLLYAVMGISSAAAAISVAYWPAGFPATARWVTGAAAMAGLSALLFLPADGWGMVLVLLALGLPVGPVMVTVFAIGGLVAPAGRLSTVMTALASGIVAGTALGSSLGGQLAQEGGHHAAFLVSAAAAAALFALGAAASAVVRSRKRSAQAS
- a CDS encoding AAA family ATPase; translated protein: MRIHRLEISAFGPFAGTEEIDFDRLSAHGLFLLNGPTGAGKTSVLDAICYALYGSVPGARQDGKRLRSDHADSAAEPRVTCEFTARGRRFEVSRTPAWDKPSTRGRNGFTTQQAKTLLRERVAGAWVEKSGRNDEAGAEITALLGMDREQFTRVVLLPQGDFAAFLRSKASDRLDLLQKLFGTERFEAVERELGLQAARAVSEVADLEGRLALLVARARAEATALEVDPDAAPEPDGGPELLSWLESAASERASALAGDAASAEVQRRGCRERLEAGLAREDRRLKLAAALRRRADAEAAAPGLASAGAALDLHRKAELLGGQLKAVTAAESLLARAERAADLAFAGVREAVSSSSELPVMELAVMEHRTAEHGTAKHGTVIEHSALAQHAAVDVAAELSRLRSLAAVIGERLADEDRLGGLHARAAGLGQRRQELTRSGDDQAVRLLSLRTEVEALRAALEPLEQLAGESVLRTKEAAAADELVDVVRRYGIAAAACAAVTERHLKGREHHQELRRQWLDVREERLANAAAELASRLEHGAPCPVCGSPEHPEPVPAGDSVLGLAEKEERAKERSEAAERALAALEAELSEARQLVAVLAGQNGDTDPAEAAEAAQSAREAAAEAAAAVGELAASRSRQEELAERIEATEQLRVDLLSQLAQTESALTEIEGQSNALESSLETLRAGHASLALRSDAVAQLVDILEQADAARSQLDQAAARLAEARTGLDRALPEAGFASAAEARQALLPGTEAARLESAVQAGRDEEVRLEELFASEELVVAARERSAREDESGSTTTPADLVLLRTEAEQAAEAAKDIELAAGMARQAAQTLGRLRTEYGELAESGREPRERAELLKGLAEAARGSGDNSYRMSLNAYVLAARLEQVAIAASERLVAMSDGRYTLQHSDARAARNAKSGLGLEVVDEWTGRRRDTSTLSGGESFMASLSLALGLADVVQQEAGGVDIETLFVDEGFGSLDEQALEQVMDALEGLRDGGRVVGLVSHVGEMKQRIGSQLQVVKQRNGSTVHIVDALVTV